Within Methanocorpusculum vombati, the genomic segment GGATACTTTGACACCCTCGTCGCCTACGACACAACCGGTTACAAAAAACCGCACCATGCACCGTTCGAGTACGCCATGAACCTGCTGGAAACACAGCCGTACGAAACCGTTTACATCGGCGACTCCATCCGCCGCGACATCGAACCTGCAAAAGCCCTCGGCCTTGCCACGGTCTATGCCGCATACGGCGATCGGAACTTCTTTGAACCGGACAGATGCTGCCCGCCCCGGGTTATCGTAGCACACAGCCCGGACGAGATCGGAAAAATTCTCTTATAAAAAAAAGATTAGTCATCATGCGGCACATCGCCGCGGGAGATGACCTGGGCAAACATCTGGCCCAGACAGGTCAGATGAATGGCAATGTTTCTTCCATATTTGGTTTTCACAATAAACCCGCCGGTCTCAAGCTTGGAGAGATGGTGAGACAGTCTGCTTCTCTCACTGCGGAACCGCTTCGAGTTTTTGTCAATCTCCGGGAACATCAGATAGATCAGGGAATCAAGCGACTCAACGCCATCACCGATACGGGAGATCAGCAGCTGCTGTTCCGCACCCGGATACCCGATCGGCAGTACCGGGATCTCAACAATCTCCGTTGCACCAACGATGGCACCTTCATCGCTGTAGTGGGGGAGAGCCGAAACAACCCGTGCTCTGCTCATACTGGCTGCAATATAGGCGCTCATGGAAAGTGGCTGCAGGGCTCCGGAAACATTCAGAAGAACCTCGTTACCCTGCGTACGCTCCGCATTGATAATGGAGAGAATCTGATTTGCAGCATCCACAACAGATGACTTATTCACTTCAACGACCGTTACCGGCCAGAAGATACCAAGGTCCCGGGACAGAGCCTTCGTGGTCTTCTGGACCAGTGCCTCGCCTGAAAACTTCGGATCATTTCCCGTTACCAGAACGATACGGGAAAAACCCACTTCCCGAAGGAGTGAGATCGAACCCATCAGGAAATCCCGCTCAGGTCCGACAAAAACTACGTGTGTTGTTGGCATGTTTTTGTTCCTGTTCATATTTGCATGGACTATTATATTATGTTGTTGGCAGTACAACTCGATGTACAGCGTATCTGAATTTATCTTTTGAAAAAAAAGAGGCAGGGTTAAGCGGTCTGAATCTTTGCGACCTCTTCCAGACCAAGCTCGGCAATGGAGATCTTCTGCATCTCGCCTTTCTGGATTTTCCCGGTAACCGTCATCGGGAATGAGTCCACAAACTTGTAGTAACGGGGGACTTTATGGCGGGCAATTTTACCGTTGCAGAACTCCCGGATCTCGCTTTCCGTAAGTGTCTGTCCCGGTTCAACCTTAACCCACGCCATCAGTTCCTCGCCGTACTTGACGTCAGGAACGCCAATAATATACACATCCGAGATCTTCGGGTGCAGGTGCAGGAACTCCTCAATCTCACGCGGATAGAGGTTTTCTCCACCGCGAATGACCATTTCCTTCAGCCTGCCGACCATCTTGATGTAGCCTTCGGTGTCCATAGTGCCGAGATCGCCTGAATGCAGCCAGCCGTTGCGGTCAATAACCTGAGCAGTGGCAGACGGATTGTTGTAGTAACACTTCATTTTCATGTAGCCGCGGGCGCAGATCTCCCCGGTCTCACCGATGGGAACAACACGGCCGGTCTTCGGATCCATGATGACAAGTTCGGTGTGCGGAAACACCCTGCCAACAGTTGTCACGCGCCGTTCCAGACTGTCATCGGTGGTGGACATGGTGATGCCGGGCGCCGTCTCGGTCAGACCATAGACGATAACAATCTCTTTCATGTTCATCTTCTCGCTGACCTCGCGCATACGTTCAATCGGGCAGGGGGAACCTGCCATGATACCGGTGCGGAGACTGGAGAAGTCGTAGCGGGAGAAGTTCGGGTGTTCAAGTTCTGCGATGAACATGGTCGGAACACCGTGCACTGCCGTGCACCGCTCGTCCTGAATGGCTTTCATGACCGATTCCGGATCGAAGAAGGGCGCAGGAATCACCATGGTGGTTCCGTGGGTCACGCACGCCATGTTGGAGAGCACCATGCCGAAACAGTGGTAAAACGGAACCGGAATGCAGAGTTTGTCCTTTTCGGTGAACTTCATACCGTCGCCGATGATCATACCGTTGTTTAAGACGGAGTGGTGCGAGAGCACCACTCCTTTCGGGTAACCGGTGGTGCCGCTCGTGTACTGGATGTTTAAGGGGTCGTCAAACTCGACAGACTCTTCACGCTCGGCAAGTTCCTGATCCGATATCTGACGGCCTGCGTCGATGAGTTCACTCCAGCGGTACATGCCGTTGTAGGGTATTTCTCCCATGAAGATGATGTTGCGCAGGTACGGGAACTTCTCGGATCTCAGGCGTCCGGGTTTTGCTTCAAATGCTTCGGGGCAGGCTTCGTAGAACATGCCGACGTAGTCGGAGGTTTTGAATCTGCCCTGCAGAATCAGTGTGTCAACCTCAGACTGCTTTAAGGCATACTCCAGCTCAAACGTCCGGTATGCCG encodes:
- a CDS encoding DUF6293 family protein — its product is MPTTHVVFVGPERDFLMGSISLLREVGFSRIVLVTGNDPKFSGEALVQKTTKALSRDLGIFWPVTVVEVNKSSVVDAANQILSIINAERTQGNEVLLNVSGALQPLSMSAYIAASMSRARVVSALPHYSDEGAIVGATEIVEIPVLPIGYPGAEQQLLISRIGDGVESLDSLIYLMFPEIDKNSKRFRSERSRLSHHLSKLETGGFIVKTKYGRNIAIHLTCLGQMFAQVISRGDVPHDD
- a CDS encoding AMP-binding protein, producing MAESYACGVSMKPLLGKTVGQVFNSIAAKYPDNDALVSVEQNLRYTWTEFLDATNAVAKGLMMLGVERGMRVAIWAMNYAEWVLVQFATAKIGAVMVNINPAYRTFELEYALKQSEVDTLILQGRFKTSDYVGMFYEACPEAFEAKPGRLRSEKFPYLRNIIFMGEIPYNGMYRWSELIDAGRQISDQELAEREESVEFDDPLNIQYTSGTTGYPKGVVLSHHSVLNNGMIIGDGMKFTEKDKLCIPVPFYHCFGMVLSNMACVTHGTTMVIPAPFFDPESVMKAIQDERCTAVHGVPTMFIAELEHPNFSRYDFSSLRTGIMAGSPCPIERMREVSEKMNMKEIVIVYGLTETAPGITMSTTDDSLERRVTTVGRVFPHTELVIMDPKTGRVVPIGETGEICARGYMKMKCYYNNPSATAQVIDRNGWLHSGDLGTMDTEGYIKMVGRLKEMVIRGGENLYPREIEEFLHLHPKISDVYIIGVPDVKYGEELMAWVKVEPGQTLTESEIREFCNGKIARHKVPRYYKFVDSFPMTVTGKIQKGEMQKISIAELGLEEVAKIQTA